One region of Scophthalmus maximus strain ysfricsl-2021 chromosome 15, ASM2237912v1, whole genome shotgun sequence genomic DNA includes:
- the zfyve21 gene encoding zinc finger FYVE domain-containing protein 21 isoform X1 yields MSSVPDGKKLVRSPSGLRMVPESGAFNSPFALEEPRWVPDKECPRCMQCDTKFDFIRRKHHCRRCGRCFCDKCCSKKVALPRMCFVDPVRQCAECSLVSQKETEFFDKQLKVLLAGGTFVATLGTSEKSETMTCRLSNNHRYLFLDGESHFEVELSRMNSMQILTDGTSPGENDNHTYTSLLDSHCVSEGGTSRASGMLLHYKPMGSQDAQQLRMEAADDKKVAALWLAAMHKAAKLLYEARDQ; encoded by the exons ATGTCCTCAGTGCCCGACGGAAAGAAGCTGGTCCGCAGCCCCAGCGGCCTCCGCATGGTGCCGGAGAGCGGCGCCTTCAACAGCCCGTTCGCCCTGGAAGAGCCGCGGTGGGTCCCGGACAAAGAG TGTCCGAGGTGTATGCAGTGTGACACCAAGTTCGACTTCATCAGAAGGAAG CACCACTGTCGGCGGTGCGGCCGCTGCTTCTGTGATAAGTGCTGCAGTAAGAAGGTGGCGCTGCCGCGCATGTGCTTCGTGGACCCGGTGCGTCAGTGCGCCGAGTGCAGCCTCGTCTCCCAGAAGGAGACGGAGTTCTTCGACAAGCAGCTCAAAGTGCTGCTGGCAG GAGGAACCTTCGTCGCCACGCTGGGAACGTCCGAGAAGTCAGAGACCATGACGTGTCGCCTCTCCAACAACCACCG GTATCTGTTCCTGGACGGCGAGAGCCACTTCGAGGTGGAGTTGTCTCGGATGAACAGCATGCAGATCCTGACGGACGGGACGAGTCCGGGAG AGAACGACAATCACACTTACACCAGTCTGCTGGACAGTCACTGTGTCTCTGAAG GAGGGACGTCGCGGGCCAGCGGCATGCTGCTCCACTACAAGCCAATGGGCTCGCAGGACGCCCAGCAGCTCCGCATGGAGGCGGCCGACGACAAGAAGGTCGCCGCGCTGTGGTTGGCTGCGATGCACAAG GCGGCCAAACTGCTGTACGAAGCTCGGGACCAGTGA
- the zfyve21 gene encoding zinc finger FYVE domain-containing protein 21 isoform X2, which translates to MSSVPDGKKLVRSPSGLRMVPESGAFNSPFALEEPRWVPDKECPRCMQCDTKFDFIRRKHHCRRCGRCFCDKCCSKKVALPRMCFVDPVRQCAECSLVSQKETEFFDKQLKVLLAGGTFVATLGTSEKSETMTCRLSNNHRYLFLDGESHFEVELSRMNSMQILTDGTSPGGGTSRASGMLLHYKPMGSQDAQQLRMEAADDKKVAALWLAAMHKAAKLLYEARDQ; encoded by the exons ATGTCCTCAGTGCCCGACGGAAAGAAGCTGGTCCGCAGCCCCAGCGGCCTCCGCATGGTGCCGGAGAGCGGCGCCTTCAACAGCCCGTTCGCCCTGGAAGAGCCGCGGTGGGTCCCGGACAAAGAG TGTCCGAGGTGTATGCAGTGTGACACCAAGTTCGACTTCATCAGAAGGAAG CACCACTGTCGGCGGTGCGGCCGCTGCTTCTGTGATAAGTGCTGCAGTAAGAAGGTGGCGCTGCCGCGCATGTGCTTCGTGGACCCGGTGCGTCAGTGCGCCGAGTGCAGCCTCGTCTCCCAGAAGGAGACGGAGTTCTTCGACAAGCAGCTCAAAGTGCTGCTGGCAG GAGGAACCTTCGTCGCCACGCTGGGAACGTCCGAGAAGTCAGAGACCATGACGTGTCGCCTCTCCAACAACCACCG GTATCTGTTCCTGGACGGCGAGAGCCACTTCGAGGTGGAGTTGTCTCGGATGAACAGCATGCAGATCCTGACGGACGGGACGAGTCCGGGAG GAGGGACGTCGCGGGCCAGCGGCATGCTGCTCCACTACAAGCCAATGGGCTCGCAGGACGCCCAGCAGCTCCGCATGGAGGCGGCCGACGACAAGAAGGTCGCCGCGCTGTGGTTGGCTGCGATGCACAAG GCGGCCAAACTGCTGTACGAAGCTCGGGACCAGTGA